GCGCGTCGAGCAGCAGGTGCGCGTGCTCGACGGCGATGCCCTGAAGCCCCTGGCGGGCGAAGGCACGAACGAACAGGGCGGAGCATGAGCGATTTCGCCCACTGGATGGCCTCCGTCGTTGCACGGACGGAAAGCGCGCTCGAACGCGCCCTGCCCGGCGAATCGGTCGCGCCGCAGCGCCTGCATGCGGCGATGCGCTATGCCACGCTGGGGGCGGGCAAGCGGGTCCGCCCCCTGCTCGCGCATGCTGCCGGGGCGCTGGGCGAGGCATCGCCCGAGGCGCTGGACGGCGTGAGCTGCGCGGTGGAGATGATCCACGCCTATTCGCTGGTCCACGACGACATGCCCTGCATGGACGACGATGACCTGCGCCGAGGTCGCCCCACGGTGCATCGCGCCTATGATGAAGCGACGGCGCTGCTGGTCGGCGACGCTTTGCAGACCCAGGCCTTCATCGCGCTGGCCGAGCTGGGCGCGGTGAGCCCGGCCACGCGCGCCGGACTGGTCGGCGAGTTGGCGCGCGCGTCGGGTTCGCTCGGCATGGCGGGCGGGCAGGCGATCGATCTGCAGAGCGTGGGCGTGGCCCTGTCGCAGGACGCGCTGGAGACCATGCACCGCATGAAGACCGGCGCGCTGCTGCGGGCAAGCCTGCGCATGGGCGCCCTGTGCGCCGGCGTGAATGCCGCGGCGCTGGAACAGGTGGACGCCTACGCGGGCGCGGTCGGACTGGCATTCCAGGTGGTCGACGACATTCTCGACGTGACGGCCGACACCGCCACGCTGGGCAAGACCGCCGGCAAGGACGAGGCCAACGACAAGCCGACCTATGTGTCGATCCTCGGCCTGGAGCGCGCGCGGGCGCTGGCCGATGCGTTGCATGCCGCGGCGGGCGCGGCGGTGGCGCAGCTGTCCCGCGAACTGGGTGAAGCGCGCACCGCCAGGCTGGCCGGGATGGCCGACCTGATCGTGTGGCGTGGCCACTGAACAACATTGCACTGACACATTAGAAGTCTTTGCCTAGACGCCCGAGCGGCGGTCTCACATGACGTACGAACTTCTGAACACCATCGACGCTCCGGCCGAGCTACGCCGCCTGGACCGTCGCCAGCTCGGCACCCTGGCCGATGAGCTGCGCGCCTTCGTGCTCGAATCCGTCGCGCAGACGGGGGGCCACCTGTCGTCGAATCTGGGCACGGTCGAGCTGACCATCGCGCTGCACTACGTCTTCAACACGCCGGACGATCGCATCGTGTGGGACGTCGGTCACCAGAGCTATCCGCACAAGATCCTGACCGGCCGCCGCGAGCAGATGGCGACACTGCGCCAACTGGACGGCATCTCCGGTTTCCCGCGCCGCAGCGAGAGCCCGTACGACACCTTCGGCACCGCGCATTCCTCCACCTCGATCTCCGCCGCGCTGGGCATGGCGCTGGGCGCCAAGACGCAGGGCGAGAACCGCGTCGCCATCGCCGTGATCGGCGACGGGGCGATGAGCGCGGGCATGGCCTTCGAGGCGATGAACAACGCCGGTGTCTATCGAAACCTGCCGCTGGTGGTGGTGCTCAACGACAACGACATGTCGATCTCGCCGCCGGTGGGCGCGCTCAACCGCTACCTGGCGCGGTTGATGAGCGGCCAGTTCTACGCCGCCACCAAGAAGGGCGTGGAGAAGCTGCTGTCGGTGGCGCCGCCGGTGCTGGAGTTCGCCAAGCGCTTCGAGGAGCACGCCAAGGGCATGCTGGTGCCGGCGACGATGTTCGAGGAATTCGGCTTCAACTACATCGGGCCGATCGACGGGCACGATCTCGAATCCCTGGTGCCGACGCTGCAGAACATCCGCCAGCGCGCGCTGGAGGGCGGCCGGCCGCAGTTCCTGCACGTGGTGACCAAGAAGGGGCAGGGCTACAAGCTGGCCGAGGCCGATCCGATCCTTTATCACGGCCCGGGCAAGTTCAATCCGCAGGAAGGCATCAAGCCCGCCGCGCGCCCGGCCAAGGTGTCCTACACGCAGGTGTTCGGCCAGTGGCTGTGCGACATGGCCGCCGCCGACAAGCGTCTGGTCGGTATCACGCCCGCCATGCGCGAGGGCTCGGGCATGGTGGAGTTCGAGCAGCGCTTCCCCGACCGCTATTACGACGTCGGCATCGCTGAGCAGCACGCTGTCACCTTCGCCGGTGGCCTAGCGTGCGAGGGCCTCAAGCCGGTGGTCGCCATCTATTCGACCTTCCTGCAGCGCGGCTACGACCAGCTGATCCACGACGTGGCGCTGCAGAACCTGCCGGTGGTGTTCGCGCTGGACCGCGCGGGCCTGGTCGGCGCGGACGGCGCGACGCATGCCGGCGCCTACGACATGGCCTACCTGCGCTGCATCCCCAACATGATGGTGATGGCGCCGGCCGACGAGAACGAGTGCCGCCAGCTGCTCAGCACGGCGTTCGCCCAGGACTGCCCGACGGCGGTGCGCTATCCGCGCGGTGCCGGCACGGGCGTGGTGGTGCAGCCGACGCTGGAGCCGCTGCCGGTGGGCAAGGCCGAGGTGCGCCGCGCGTCCACCGCACCGGCGGGCCAGCGCGTGGTGATCCTGGCTTTCGGTTCGATGGTCGCGCCGGCCGCCGCCGCCGCCGAGCGCCTGGATGCCACCGTGGTCAACATGCGCTTCGTCAAGCCGCTGGACGCGGCCTGCGTGCTGGAGATGGCACGCACCCACGATTATGTGGTCACAGTGGAAGAGGGTTGCGTGATGGGCGGCGCCGGCAGCGCCTGCCTGGAGGCGCTTGCCGCCGCCGGGGTGGCCACGCCGGTGCTGCAGCTGGGCTTGCCCGACCGCTTCGTCGATCACGGCGATCATGCGGCGCTGCTGGCGCAGTGCGGGCTGGACGCCAACGGCATCCTGGCGTCGATCCGCGAGCGCTTTGCGGTGCAGCCGCGCGCGGTGCAACCGCGTGTGGCGTAAGGGGCGCTTTACGATAGGCCGTTTCAATCACCCGCATTGTCACTGCGGGTTTGAGCGGCCGACAGCAGAGGTGGACAATTTCCCTTACACTGCGTCCGTTTTTGTGAAGTGTGTGCGCAGTCGCGGGATGGGTCGATTGGATCACTTAAGTGGTGGTCGCTTTCAATCCGGTTCCGCGGTTTCACACTCGTTGCGCGCCGGCCGACTGCGATGGCCGGGCGACCGTAAAGGAAACCGACCATGAATGATATGAACCCGGGCTTCGTGATGCCGGACGTGCAGTCCAGCCACGATACCCGTCAGATTCCGATTCAGCGCGTGGGCGTGCGCGGCGTGCGTTACCCGATGTCGCTGCAGACGCCGTCGGGCGTGCTGAGCACCGTGGGCACCTTCAACCTGGATGTGCACCT
The sequence above is a segment of the Ralstonia nicotianae genome. Coding sequences within it:
- a CDS encoding polyprenyl synthetase family protein; the protein is MSDFAHWMASVVARTESALERALPGESVAPQRLHAAMRYATLGAGKRVRPLLAHAAGALGEASPEALDGVSCAVEMIHAYSLVHDDMPCMDDDDLRRGRPTVHRAYDEATALLVGDALQTQAFIALAELGAVSPATRAGLVGELARASGSLGMAGGQAIDLQSVGVALSQDALETMHRMKTGALLRASLRMGALCAGVNAAALEQVDAYAGAVGLAFQVVDDILDVTADTATLGKTAGKDEANDKPTYVSILGLERARALADALHAAAGAAVAQLSRELGEARTARLAGMADLIVWRGH
- the dxs gene encoding 1-deoxy-D-xylulose-5-phosphate synthase — its product is MTYELLNTIDAPAELRRLDRRQLGTLADELRAFVLESVAQTGGHLSSNLGTVELTIALHYVFNTPDDRIVWDVGHQSYPHKILTGRREQMATLRQLDGISGFPRRSESPYDTFGTAHSSTSISAALGMALGAKTQGENRVAIAVIGDGAMSAGMAFEAMNNAGVYRNLPLVVVLNDNDMSISPPVGALNRYLARLMSGQFYAATKKGVEKLLSVAPPVLEFAKRFEEHAKGMLVPATMFEEFGFNYIGPIDGHDLESLVPTLQNIRQRALEGGRPQFLHVVTKKGQGYKLAEADPILYHGPGKFNPQEGIKPAARPAKVSYTQVFGQWLCDMAAADKRLVGITPAMREGSGMVEFEQRFPDRYYDVGIAEQHAVTFAGGLACEGLKPVVAIYSTFLQRGYDQLIHDVALQNLPVVFALDRAGLVGADGATHAGAYDMAYLRCIPNMMVMAPADENECRQLLSTAFAQDCPTAVRYPRGAGTGVVVQPTLEPLPVGKAEVRRASTAPAGQRVVILAFGSMVAPAAAAAERLDATVVNMRFVKPLDAACVLEMARTHDYVVTVEEGCVMGGAGSACLEALAAAGVATPVLQLGLPDRFVDHGDHAALLAQCGLDANGILASIRERFAVQPRAVQPRVA